One Belonocnema kinseyi isolate 2016_QV_RU_SX_M_011 chromosome 6, B_treatae_v1, whole genome shotgun sequence genomic region harbors:
- the LOC117174247 gene encoding uncharacterized protein LOC117174247 isoform X1, with protein MDPQLNEDNGSPSISKAEDNLSNSDGPLLKKREISRDPSSTRDNVRSSMGAVFSSSLIRREHWRENSCDVVKKYSGNEEKQTNNCLWMMTFILGIIGLCNLLLSATIIIVLRVSQGMEALEVIPDENLVKFYGNTDLDRVCLERGICEGYGDEPVELVGDDGGVSIEVTSRIRGEPRSSVHVFPNVTSVSRVDSFEIKDPRTGNSYFSTNFPNFGLPDGVVRIDVNAAETRRVAAPINESLTLESKQKIVLSGAEGATIESRSIVWTANNDIFFGSTNGDIVIDTKQGLFIDANKIPIVPTYLPNRADVNGQYKVCVCMPQGKLFRVPIKAGGSARVNCARVSSSPAADPCQSTEI; from the exons ATGGATCCTCAACTGAATGAGGACAATGGATCACCCTCAATTTCTAAGGCAGAGGACAATTTATCCAATAGTGATGGACCCTTGCTCAAAAAACGAGAGATTTCAAGGGACCCTAGTTCTACTAG GGATAATGTGCGATCATCAATGGGGGCTGTATTCTCATCGTCCCTGATTCGTCGTGAGCACTGGCGAGAAAATTCGTGTgatgttgtgaaaaaatattcaggAAATGAAGAGAAGCAAACAAATAATTGCTTGTGGATGATGACGTTCATTTTGGGCATCATTGGACTCTGCAATCTGCTTTTAAGCGCAACAATCATTATCGTGCTTCGAGTGAGTCAAGGAATGGAGGCACTGGAAGTCATCCCAGACGAAAACCTTGTCAAATTTTATGGAAACACTGATCTGGATAGA GTATGTCTGGAACGTGGAATCTGCGAGGGCTACGGCGACGAGCCAGTCGAACTTGTGGGTGACGACGGCGGAGTCAGCATTGAGGTGACAAGTCGAATCCGTGGCGAGCCTCGCTCGAGTGTCCATGTGTTTCCAAACGTGACCTCAGTTTCGCGAGTCGACTCTTTCGAAATCAAAGACCCCCGAACAGGCAACAGCTACTTCTCGACCAACTTCCCCAACTTCGGCCTCCCCGACGGAGTCGTCAGAATAGACGTGAACGCGGCAGAAACACGACGGGTCGCGGCTCCGATCAACGAGAGCCTCACTCTGGAATCGAAGCAAAAGATTGTGCTCAGCGGCGCAGAGGGCGCGACCATCGAGAGCAGGAGCATCGTCTGGACAGCCAACAACGACATCTTCTTCGGGAGCACAAACGGTGACATCGTCATCGACACCAAACAAGGCCTGTTTATTGACGCCAATAAAATCCCGATCGTTCCCACCTATCTGCCGAATCGAGCCGACGTCAACGGCCAGTACAAGGTTTGCGTCTGCATGCCGCAGGGCAAGCTCTTCCGCGTTCCGATCAAGGCCGGAGGCAGTGCGAGAGTCAACTGCGCCCGGGTCTCAAGCAGCCCCGCAGCGGATCCCTGCCAGTCAACGGAAATCTAg
- the LOC117174247 gene encoding uncharacterized protein LOC117174247 isoform X2: protein MGAVFSSSLIRREHWRENSCDVVKKYSGNEEKQTNNCLWMMTFILGIIGLCNLLLSATIIIVLRVSQGMEALEVIPDENLVKFYGNTDLDRVCLERGICEGYGDEPVELVGDDGGVSIEVTSRIRGEPRSSVHVFPNVTSVSRVDSFEIKDPRTGNSYFSTNFPNFGLPDGVVRIDVNAAETRRVAAPINESLTLESKQKIVLSGAEGATIESRSIVWTANNDIFFGSTNGDIVIDTKQGLFIDANKIPIVPTYLPNRADVNGQYKVCVCMPQGKLFRVPIKAGGSARVNCARVSSSPAADPCQSTEI, encoded by the exons ATGGGGGCTGTATTCTCATCGTCCCTGATTCGTCGTGAGCACTGGCGAGAAAATTCGTGTgatgttgtgaaaaaatattcaggAAATGAAGAGAAGCAAACAAATAATTGCTTGTGGATGATGACGTTCATTTTGGGCATCATTGGACTCTGCAATCTGCTTTTAAGCGCAACAATCATTATCGTGCTTCGAGTGAGTCAAGGAATGGAGGCACTGGAAGTCATCCCAGACGAAAACCTTGTCAAATTTTATGGAAACACTGATCTGGATAGA GTATGTCTGGAACGTGGAATCTGCGAGGGCTACGGCGACGAGCCAGTCGAACTTGTGGGTGACGACGGCGGAGTCAGCATTGAGGTGACAAGTCGAATCCGTGGCGAGCCTCGCTCGAGTGTCCATGTGTTTCCAAACGTGACCTCAGTTTCGCGAGTCGACTCTTTCGAAATCAAAGACCCCCGAACAGGCAACAGCTACTTCTCGACCAACTTCCCCAACTTCGGCCTCCCCGACGGAGTCGTCAGAATAGACGTGAACGCGGCAGAAACACGACGGGTCGCGGCTCCGATCAACGAGAGCCTCACTCTGGAATCGAAGCAAAAGATTGTGCTCAGCGGCGCAGAGGGCGCGACCATCGAGAGCAGGAGCATCGTCTGGACAGCCAACAACGACATCTTCTTCGGGAGCACAAACGGTGACATCGTCATCGACACCAAACAAGGCCTGTTTATTGACGCCAATAAAATCCCGATCGTTCCCACCTATCTGCCGAATCGAGCCGACGTCAACGGCCAGTACAAGGTTTGCGTCTGCATGCCGCAGGGCAAGCTCTTCCGCGTTCCGATCAAGGCCGGAGGCAGTGCGAGAGTCAACTGCGCCCGGGTCTCAAGCAGCCCCGCAGCGGATCCCTGCCAGTCAACGGAAATCTAg
- the LOC117174246 gene encoding interleukin enhancer-binding factor 2 homolog: MVRGGRGGMIRGGRGGMGRGMGFPRKQFLPRHPFDLTLCEAAFTRVKAVPDEADFTTALLKKSTDMSPTPKEQTSILNLVTKLQSVLDNLIVAPGTFEACQLEEVRQVGSFKMGTMIKGHNIADIVVILKTLPTKTAVEALGTKVQTDLKTGNPKETFRLTQTERGFDIANNEATVRVLITTLHQNLRKLESDQHLDIKICQGHLAAIRHSRWFEENAHHSSIKVLIRLLRDLRVRFEGLEPLSPWMLNLLAHNAIMNNPSRQALPINQAYRRVLQLLSSGLFLPGSAGISDPCEGGNIRVHTAMSLEQQDLVCLTAQTLLRVLAHGGYRPLLEGTNKLAVEMSVWAGGVVASPLEKAYEPPTEAEQQQQEDMEEANEEMITG; the protein is encoded by the exons ATGGTACGTGGTGGACGTGGTGGAATGATAAGGGGAGGGCGAGGAGGAATGGGACGTGGAATGGGATTCCCCAGGAAACAGTTTCTTCCGCGTCATCCGTTCGACCTGACCCTCTGCGAAGCAGCCTTTACACGAGTGAAAGCCGTTCCCGACGAAGCAGATTTCACGACCGCCCTTCTCAAAAAGTCTACCGACATGAGTCCTACACCAAAGGAACAGACctcaattttaaatcttgtaacCAAGCTGCAAAGCGTCCTGGACAACTTGATCGTCGCACCCGGCACATTCGAAGCTTGC CAATTGGAGGAAGTTCGTCAGGTTGGAAGTTTCAAGATGGGAACCATGATCAAGGGTCACAACATAGCTGACATTGTCGTTATTCTGAAAACTCTGCCAACCAAAACGGCCGTGGAAGCCCTCGGAACTAAAGTTCAGACTGATCTCAAGACTGGGAATCCCAAGGAGACATTCAGGCTAACTCAGACTGAACGAGGCTTCGACATTGCCAATAATGAAGCCACTGTTCGAGTTCTCATCACTACTCTTCACCAAAATTTAAGGAAACTCGAGTCTGATCAGCATCTCGACATCAAAATTTGCCAAG GTCACCTGGCAGCAATCAGACACTCAAGGTGGTTCGAGGAAAACGCACATCACTCGAGTATCAAAGTTCTGATTCGTCTGCTGAGAGACTTGCGCGTCAGATTCGAGGGACTGGAGCCGCTCTCTCCGTGGATGTTGAATCTCCTGGCTCACAATGCAATCATGAACAATCCGAGCAGACAGGCTCTGCCGATCAATCAAGCCTACCGAAGGGTACTTCAACTCCTCTCCTCTGGACTCTTCCTTCCGGGATCTGCAG GAATTTCTGATCCCTGCGAGGGAGGAAACATCAGAGTGCACACAGCGATGTCCCTGGAGCAGCAAGACCTGGTTTGCCTGACGGCTCAGACTCTGCTGCGAGTTCTCGCTCACGGCGGATACAGACCTCTGCTCGAAGGCACCAACAAATTGGCGGTGGAGATGAGCGTCTGGGCCGGAGGTGTGGTCGCGAGTCCCCTTGAAAAGGCCTACGAGCCGCCGACCGAGGCCGAGCAGCAGCAGCAGGAGGACATGGAGGAGGCCAACGAGGAGATGATAACTGGATAA